In the genome of Candidatus Eisenbacteria bacterium, the window ACTGGGCGAACTGCGGCTGGTGGCAGGTCGCGCACCGCTCGGCCCCGACGTAACGGCCGCTCATGCGTTCGTCGTCGCCGCCGAAGGGAGGACGGACTCCGGCCTGGACGTCCTCGAGGGTCCCGACCTGCTCGTAGAACCGGCCCAGCGCGCTCCGGATCGAAGGCTCGTCCGGAATGGCTTCATCGAGCCAGTGGTCCTCGAACTCGGCCGAGACGATCCGCCCTTGGCGGCCGAGCCCGATACGCGCGCTGGAGAATCCGTAGTTCTTGAGCGAGGCGTAGAGGACCAGCGTCTTGCCGACGAATCCCGAGGCGTCGTCGCGGCGGAGCGTCCCTTGCCCGTCGATCGTGTCGAGCCTCGGCCACGCGGGGTCGCTGGAGATCACGAGGTCGAGCCCCTTGCATTCCCGCACCAGCCGGCGAATCGTGCGGGGTGAGAGGCGACCGAGGGCCACGACCAGATCGGCGGATGGCCGGAGCGCTTCGACCTCGCGACACAGCGTCGCGGCTGGGTCGTCGATCGTCACCTGGAGGACGTTTCGCTCGTACGAGGCGTCACCGCTGCGCGGCGGTTCGAAGACTCCGATGATGCCGATTCGCCGGCCGCCGCGGCTCACGATCCGCCGTGCAGGGGCGATGGCGCCGCCGTCGGCCTGGACGTTCGAGCTCAGGTACGGCGTGTGGAGGCCGCGCGACATCGATCGGAAGTGCTCCAGCCCCGAAGCCAGCTCGGTGGTCCCGATGGCCGCGGCGTCGTACTTCATCAGGTCCATCGAGCGCAGGTAGAACCCCTGCTCGTGGAGACTCAGGGCGTCGGCCGGTTGCCCGTGCTTCGACTTGATGAACGCGCTGCCGGCGTCGAGCAGCAGCAGCGGGTCGCCGCGACCTCGGAGTCTGTTCAGCACGGTCGCACGGCGCGCCAAACCGCCGGATTGATTCACCTCGCAGCCGCAGTGCTCCAGGAAGCCGAACGACTCGCCGGTGTAGGCCACCGTCAGGTACTGGACGGCGGGCCCCGCAACGGGGTTCGGCGGGATTCTCTCGAGGGGCGCGAGCCGCTCGATCGGAAGCGCCGCCCTACCTTGCACGTAACGATGGCGAACGTCGTTCCAATCCGCGGAAGCCGACCGGGAGAGCGCCGGCCAGATCGATGGCGCCGAGCGCGAGCTAAAGAGAACCCTGATCACGTCGTCCAACCCACGCTCTTCCCCACTCGACTCGCGCAGCTGGAGGTCGAGGTACAAGGCTGCCAAGGGCGACACCAGCTCGCGAGCGATTCGACCGTCATCGCCGGCTTGATAGACGCGCTCGAGGTCGTGCTCCGAGCTTCGAGCCTCGAGCGCATCGAAGTACCCCGCCACCAGCTGCTCGAGGGCGTCCTGCTCGGACCACAACCCGGCGGCCGCCACCGAGCGGCATGCGTAGAGGCCGCGAAGGCCGTCGACCAGCCAGAAGTCTTCCGGCCGCT includes:
- a CDS encoding multiheme c-type cytochrome, whose amino-acid sequence is MRARSLVLALLALVGTGCGDTPSVSYTVSIPDPASDSVRVDMTLIGFSRDSLVLRGHAARELLAPVDLTMSPSAREGFAPRVDWATAGKPDRPVQVARVAIAGPLPREIHLSYAVRVRHRQGDSHVGFSGTSLGTLDPRFGLFTGRNIFLVPEPAPRLRRAEVAFVLPPGWGSVTPWRREGGRWRVGLSKRDVAEDLIAGTIGLGRFDHRSFVVGRTTFACAFEEGIARPERDSLERCFERVARFLHHRFPRGLGPAYQTLVVPAASTGDELLGDAWANGQGGTLAPATPGHVRRFAERLLDAYLVYEPYRTTFQRPEDFWLVDGLRGLYACRSVAAAGLWSEQDALEQLVAGYFDALEARSSEHDLERVYQAGDDGRIARELVSPLAALYLDLQLRESSGEERGLDDVIRVLFSSRSAPSIWPALSRSASADWNDVRHRYVQGRAALPIERLAPLERIPPNPVAGPAVQYLTVAYTGESFGFLEHCGCEVNQSGGLARRATVLNRLRGRGDPLLLLDAGSAFIKSKHGQPADALSLHEQGFYLRSMDLMKYDAAAIGTTELASGLEHFRSMSRGLHTPYLSSNVQADGGAIAPARRIVSRGGRRIGIIGVFEPPRSGDASYERNVLQVTIDDPAATLCREVEALRPSADLVVALGRLSPRTIRRLVRECKGLDLVISSDPAWPRLDTIDGQGTLRRDDASGFVGKTLVLYASLKNYGFSSARIGLGRQGRIVSAEFEDHWLDEAIPDEPSIRSALGRFYEQVGTLEDVQAGVRPPFGGDDERMSGRYVGAERCATCHQPQFAQWEGTPHARAYKTLLDQHRQFQPRCVSCHVVGYGATRGFRMGTGDETLANVQCESCHGPGGRHVEAPAAANIQRAVPERVCVECHDMEHSSRFVYSDRLPRVTHGWLGGETANAGGAAGDDRVAIDPHPVARPTGREK